Part of the Kineococcus aurantiacus genome, GGCGCGGGAGGTCGCGGCCGGCGCCTGAGCGCGGCGCCGGTCAGCGCCGGGGCCGCCCCGAGACCCGCACGTCCCCGCCGACGACGCTCACGTCGTCGACGTCGAGGCCGATCGCGTCGGTGATCGTCGTGACGCCCGTGCCGGCCAGGGCCGCGGTCCCCGCCCCCAGCAGCGTGGGCGCCACGTACGCGACGACGCGGTCGACGAGCCCGGCGGCGAGGAACGCCCCGGCCAGGGTGGGCCCGCCCTCCAGCAGCACGGACACGACCCCGCGCCCGCGCAGCTCCGCCAGCAGCTCCGCGGGCGTCCCGGCGCGGGAGACGAGGGTGGGGGCGGCGTCGTCGAGCACGCGGGCGCCGGCGGGGACCCGGCCCCGCCGGTCGAGGACCACGCGCAGCGGCTGCCGCCCGGACGGGGTGCCGTCGGCCGCGCGCGCGGTGAGGTGCGGGTCGTCGGCCAGGACGGTCCCGGACCCGGCGACGACCGCGTCGACGCGGCGGCGCAGGTCGTGGACCTCCTCGCGGGAGGCCGCCGAGGAGATCCACCGGCTGGTGCCGTCGGCGGCGGCCGAGCGGCCGTCGAGGGTGGCGGCGAACTTCCACAGCACGTGGGGGCGGCCCGAGCGGGCCGAGACCAGCCACGCCTCGTTGACGCGCTCGGCCTGCGGCGCCAGGACCCCGGCGAGGACCTCGACGCCGGCGGCGCGCAGCGTGTCCGCCCCGCCGCCCTCGACGGCACCGGGGTCGGGGACGGCGTAGACGACGCGGGCGACCCCGGCGCGCAGCAGCGCCTGGGCGCACGGGCCCGTGCGGCCGGTGTGGTTGCACGGTTCGAGCGTCACGTAGGCGGTGGCGCCGCGGGCGCGGTCC contains:
- the ribD gene encoding bifunctional diaminohydroxyphosphoribosylaminopyrimidine deaminase/5-amino-6-(5-phosphoribosylamino)uracil reductase RibD, with amino-acid sequence MPAPDLDERPMARAVELAARGLGTTSPNPVVGSVLVAPDGTVVGEGWHERAGGPHAEVNALAAAGDRARGATAYVTLEPCNHTGRTGPCAQALLRAGVARVVYAVPDPGAVEGGGADTLRAAGVEVLAGVLAPQAERVNEAWLVSARSGRPHVLWKFAATLDGRSAAADGTSRWISSAASREEVHDLRRRVDAVVAGSGTVLADDPHLTARAADGTPSGRQPLRVVLDRRGRVPAGARVLDDAAPTLVSRAGTPAELLAELRGRGVVSVLLEGGPTLAGAFLAAGLVDRVVAYVAPTLLGAGTAALAGTGVTTITDAIGLDVDDVSVVGGDVRVSGRPRR